TGACAATAGAGTATCCAGGTGATTGGAAGGGAAGAACAGCAGCTGGATTTGTAGTGATGATACTCTGAGTGGTGCCGGAAAGTAGACCAGAGACATTCAGTGGAAAACGCTTCCTTTTGCCTGGCCGTGGCTGATAAACCCAACCTGTCAGAGATGAAAAAGATGCAGACACCCCGTTTATGGGATGGTCTCTTTTTTACGTAAAACCACTGTAGCCATAATTctgaaatatgtaaaaaaagtgtattaaaaaaaaaaaaagaaaaaaagaaaagaaagaggagtcCCCAAACTGCTCCAATATTCAATGGCAAAACTCCATTTGTGTCAGTGAGCTAGCAAATGGGGAATTTtagcagaggaagaaataaaatggacaCGTTTGGGCACTGTTTTTATGTTACTGAATCAAAATTGTTTTGTGACACACATAAATACAGAACAGTGGGATGTGACATGGCACAACTAAGGAAAGCGTGCAATGGAGAACACAGCACTGCATGGTGGGCTTCCAGTCCAGAAGAAAACCATGGCTGTATTCAAAATGTGGatctttcctgatttttttccttaccctATAAAGTTAACATATACCTGCAGGTTACAAGAGGCAATGGAAAATATGGCCCACTGGGAATCCTGTAGAGATTTTGGCAATAAGGAGTACGTTGGCCTCTGACTTACAACACTGATAAAGCACTAGCAGACTTTTAAACATATTGTTTTTTACTGAGCAGCTGTTTCTTACACAGGCTAACAACTCAGGCTAACTCTCAATGCTACCTTAAAgcccctccccaaccccctttttttttggaagggtgCAAGGAGGGAGTGCggctcttcattttttttttatttatgacATATTAATCGTGTCTTATCTACCAGCATTACTCTAACAGTGAACTAGCAGGATTATGACATCACAAAGGATTATGACACCTGATGTCTCAACAGCTCTCACAATGTGTTCACAATACAAAcacttgtgctttgttttgttagcGTCCTTTTAATTAACTGCAGTGCTAtgaacaaattaattttttaagggTCCaaatttttaatccttttggCAAAAGGTTGAGGAACAACATATCCCACACTCTTACTTGTGAATCCCCAGTCTAAAAGTTGAAGAATCACACAGAGTGCAATGCCATCTGTGCTTCCTGCGCACTTTCCACTCATTGTTTTTAAGGAATGGATACATGTATCACCACAGACCACCCGGGCAGCTCTTTTTGTATCCATGTTCAGAATAAACTGTATCTAGCCATGAGGCCTTTAACTCATGCAGGAGATGCTATAGCTGTGGTGGGCTAAGGATGTATGAAACCTTAGAGGCTATAAAGGATGCCATGTCATTTATGGATGCTTTACGAAAGGAATATGCTTTCAGGTACTATAAAGCTGATAGAATGACTGAGTGCTTGAaatttttgtcatgttttccAACTCTACTATTTActctaataaaataaataatttttttttctagaaatccTGCACTTCTAAACCactaagataaataaataaatgtttaccAGGAAATTCCTCTCTGtgcctttgttttattttccgaGCTTCATCATAATAGGGCTGTTTCTGCTCTTCACTCAGTTTGCTCCACTCCAACCCGAGCTGAACACTGATTTCTGCGTTATTGGCAGTCGGGTTAGCTTTGGCTAGAGCAGGCCGATGAATCCTAGCCCACACCATAAACGCATTCATCGGACGCTTTACGTGGCCACTTTTGTCCTTGCTAAATGGAGTATCTGGCATTCCTATGCAACAAAATGAGGAAAGAGGATTATCTTCCAGGCAATATATGTGGTACAGGTTACACTCAGTAATATATCGAGAGGATATTTGGCAATAGTTTAAAGAATTACTAGAGCTTTGGGACACATAAAACTCAGTGCATGTTTGGAGAGCACTTCCTGAAAAGTGCAACGGAGTAAGTATCTCTATAACCTCCACTGAAACACTGCATAAGGAATCATTTACATGGACTTTGTTgtttaatctatttttaaaaatatgatatgTGACTGTTAAAGACAGCTTGGTTTCCACTTGGCTAGACTGTTTTCTGTAACTTATCAATTTATAAATTAAGCACTGTATAGCACAGACATATCACTACAAATTTGTCTTCACCACTAGAACAACGTATCCAAAAGCCCTAACGATGCTGGGATGGGATCTAATGATGTTATATCTCTGgtttctcagctgctgctgttgctgctcgAGGTttctatttattcatttaccttttcctctctcttttctcgGATACGGACACTCAATTTGCTGGGTGAATCAGTTTTACCAAATGCTTTACATGGCACCCAGCTTTAGGTCTTTGCAAACAGACTGCATTTGAAATGAGCTGCTGACATTACGAACATCCAGACCTTTCACCACTGATCCCTCAGCAATTTCCTCTCTGAAAAAGGCTTAGAAATAGACTGCTGTTCCACATTATCAATAAGGGGCTGAAGTATTTTGATCTTTAGGATTCCACTTTAAGTCATTCGTTTCAAAAGTGTCAGAagtataaattttaaaagccttttctttccaaaaaggGTAAGCTTTTAATCCAGATGATATGAAGTTTGTCACTTAACACATCCAAATTCTCTGGGAGAAGCATACGAATGCTTCATTTTAAGGATCAACAGATGTCTAAACTTAAACTTGCCATCAAAACTCAGTGTGATTCTGAAGTTATGAGGGGGGTTAATACAGTCAGGGAGCAAACAGACAAAGCTGAATTGATTTGAGCCAGCTACCAGAGCTCTGTGCTCCTGAATACACACACCCTACCTTGAATTAGAGTCTTACAAGTGTCGATATACTCAGAGAGGTGgctctgtatctttttttttccactctaccgttattttttccattttttttttcacgttcagcctgccagctgctgcccgcAGCCCTACAACCCTGCTTTCCTCCATACCTGAGTCGGAGGGCAGCACAGTGAGGGGCACGTTTTTGGTCTCGATTTTCACCGCCGGCTCGAGCAGCGCCTGCGTTTTCAGCGGCGCTTGCTTCGGGGCCACCTGGGGCCCGCGGAGCAGCTCGGCGGCCAGCGGGCCCTGCACCTGCAGCGGCCGCAGCACCAACGGGACCCGCAGCGCCTGAGGCACCaccccggggggctccccgcggggctgcgacGCCGTGAGGCCGCCACCGGCAGCGGGCCGCGGAGGGGAGCCGTGAGAGGAGCCGTGAGGGGAGCCCCCCTCGCCCGCCTCCGCCCTGAGGGCTCCCCGCGGCTCCCCCGCGCTGCCCCAGCGCCcatccccgccgccccctccccgccccgcagcCGTTCGGGGGGCGCCCAGAGGCTCCCCCGCGCAGCTTCCCGGCTCCCTGCCGCCCTCCGCAGGGGCCGCGGCTCCCCACGGGGCTCGctgggcgctgaggggaggctcCGCCAGGGGCTCCCCTCGCTCCCCGCCCAGCCGCTgagggccggggccgggcccctgcccggagccgccgccgcccccgccccgctccaTGACGCCACGGCCGTTGCCCGCCTGCGGTTGGCCGCCAACGCTCGCCGCGCCCTCGCGCCGCCACCGCTGGCCAATGGGAGCGCGCCTCGGCCCGCTTCGCCCCGCCCACTCGCCTCGCAACGCGGTCGCTATGGAGACGGCGTTAGGAGCATAGAGAGGTCCTCCCGGCTGCCTAGAAGGGCCGCGGGGAGGGGGTGACGGCACTTCCGGTTCCGCCTCGGCCATGCGGGGGTGctggcgggcggcggcggcggccatcGGAGCGGGTGGGGGGAGGGCTGCGGGCCGCGGTCGCTGCCTCATGGCTAAAAGCAAGTTCGAGTACGTGCGGGACTTCGAGGCGGACGACACCTGCCTGCCCAACTGCTGGATAGTGGTGCGCCTGGACGGCCGCAACTTCCACAGGTGGGGGGCAGCCGTGGCCGGGGCGCGTGGTGCGGGGCCGTTGCCATGGCGAcgggatgggggtggggggggtaaGGAAGGGCCCCTGAGGTGCTGACACCTcccccagggtgctgccccccccatATCTCATCAGGGTGAGATGCTGATGGGACAGAGCACGCGTTATCCCGAAAGCATAAAATTAGTTTTCGTTATTTTTTGCCTATCTGCAGACAATTCGT
The genomic region above belongs to Anas platyrhynchos isolate ZD024472 breed Pekin duck chromosome 14, IASCAAS_PekinDuck_T2T, whole genome shotgun sequence and contains:
- the SOX30 gene encoding transcription factor SOX-30; amino-acid sequence: MERGGGGGGSGQGPGPGPQRLGGERGEPLAEPPLSAQRAPWGAAAPAEGGREPGSCAGEPLGAPRTAAGRGGGGGDGRWGSAGEPRGALRAEAGEGGSPHGSSHGSPPRPAAGGGLTASQPRGEPPGVVPQALRVPLVLRPLQVQGPLAAELLRGPQVAPKQAPLKTQALLEPAVKIETKNVPLTVLPSDSGMPDTPFSKDKSGHVKRPMNAFMVWARIHRPALAKANPTANNAEISVQLGLEWSKLSEEQKQPYYDEARKIKQRHREEFPGWVYQPRPGKRKRFPLNVSGLLSGTTQSIITTNPAAVLPFQSPGYSIVIPTVQNSIGHPVCEALSAIRLPASSVQRPGPITLFQSTFASTTSLAVPAPTLPMHPVIASQHFAESVQTGACDVSSGPNCPLKRLTPVFVESSSRNSSNTVTAHGRFSVSTIELPKEYSGLSACPRGVPLSQATPLPHSRLYESPPIGQPVNLFGAPPRFSFHHPYFVPGPYYFPSSTCPFSRPPFGCGNFSSSVPECLGCYENRYQTQEMKFSVLDRDYPFREYPEEIVHQDSHNCESLEEVTCRSSRSEEECVSPMPQLDIGAIENVLSATPPTPSSIQIVNVTDSDEEEEEEKVLREL